A window of the Pseudomonadota bacterium genome harbors these coding sequences:
- a CDS encoding type II toxin-antitoxin system MqsA family antitoxin — translation MECPSCGYAEIETRTQDEKLSFGNQSLTLHGMKGEFCPRCNEGIWDEESYRRYTEAQAALVRAVKGDVSADIRRIRKKLKLTQAELSEVFGVGKLAFSRYERGETRPSVPLIKLLKLVERHPELMIEIRASNQAVSSATK, via the coding sequence ATGGAATGTCCAAGCTGTGGTTATGCAGAAATAGAAACAAGAACTCAGGATGAAAAACTTTCCTTCGGAAACCAGTCGTTGACCCTTCATGGGATGAAAGGTGAGTTCTGTCCCCGATGCAATGAAGGTATATGGGATGAGGAAAGTTACCGGCGTTATACGGAAGCACAGGCGGCATTGGTGCGTGCAGTGAAAGGAGATGTGAGCGCGGATATCAGGCGCATTCGAAAAAAACTGAAGCTTACGCAGGCCGAGCTATCTGAAGTTTTTGGTGTAGGCAAGCTTGCATTTTCACGTTATGAGAGGGGGGAAACGCGCCCTTCGGTACCGTTAATAAAACTTCTCAAGCTGGTAGAACGGCATCCCGAACTAATGATTGAAATCCGTGCATCTAACCAAGCTGTATCCTCAGCCACAAAATAG
- a CDS encoding FAD-dependent oxidoreductase, giving the protein MNVLIVGGGISGISAAKVILKEGHHVTILECAPEPGGLMARIANCRVGFKTFFDEIRDNNNIDVITGTNIKTVDKLDEIYVVTTYNDRVIKADKIIITAGLIPYDPVEYKGKRVLTSLEYDALIDQRNGELPDDFNKIGFVLCVGSRSKEYPLCSSVCCSYTIREIKWTLQRTKPEIKVFYNDLRFFGQEFYMEKAYRDAGVTFIRANSRYFEEDEEGVTIRYFTGDDLKEERFNYVVLGIGLRPNPQLVTLGKLFGFSLNEYGFVKEETPLTTDVEGVYVSGGALEPMNIKDAILTGFGAGILTLRGEDFPSEIVRNQEKIYKESEPVFADIDNEFSTCLFYLGTEDAGSAMFYEYVSAKFLDMARDLRKDGKKVYVLTKNMVMPSYGELIYEKARREGIIFIHLEEGEAVSFEEGRAAITGLKRELTIDADKIIRFDDYKDLFKNREFLSLYRSEPQLRWSPTKWGRKRYHVGFIRHPRAERWESREILGALGEMLLDVEEERVLPEVNEERCSGCGSCKSACPQNAIEINIQKKTISIFGPQTSSDIPMAHINEDICTGCGLCASTCPSDVISIIPYCE; this is encoded by the coding sequence ATGAATGTATTGATAGTAGGCGGCGGTATAAGCGGCATATCAGCGGCAAAGGTTATTTTAAAAGAAGGTCATCATGTTACCATACTCGAATGTGCTCCTGAGCCGGGTGGCCTCATGGCGCGCATCGCGAACTGCCGGGTAGGGTTTAAGACATTTTTTGATGAGATCAGAGATAACAATAATATTGATGTAATAACAGGTACTAACATTAAGACTGTTGATAAATTAGATGAAATATATGTTGTAACAACCTATAATGATAGAGTAATAAAAGCAGATAAGATAATTATAACCGCAGGTCTCATCCCCTATGATCCGGTTGAATATAAAGGGAAGAGGGTGCTTACAAGCCTTGAATACGACGCCCTTATAGACCAGCGCAACGGGGAGCTTCCCGATGATTTTAACAAGATCGGCTTTGTACTCTGCGTGGGCTCCCGTTCAAAGGAGTACCCCCTTTGTTCATCGGTATGTTGTTCTTACACCATACGCGAGATTAAATGGACCCTCCAGAGGACAAAACCCGAGATCAAGGTCTTTTACAATGACCTCCGGTTTTTCGGCCAGGAATTTTATATGGAAAAGGCATACAGGGACGCAGGTGTTACATTCATAAGAGCAAATTCAAGATACTTCGAAGAGGATGAAGAGGGTGTTACGATCCGGTATTTCACCGGAGATGATCTCAAAGAGGAGCGTTTTAATTACGTGGTCCTCGGGATTGGTCTACGTCCAAATCCACAGCTTGTGACCTTGGGTAAATTATTCGGCTTTTCCCTCAACGAGTATGGATTTGTAAAGGAAGAGACACCATTAACAACGGATGTGGAAGGGGTCTATGTATCCGGAGGCGCCCTTGAGCCTATGAATATTAAAGATGCTATTCTTACGGGATTCGGCGCAGGCATACTTACACTCAGGGGTGAGGATTTCCCGTCGGAAATCGTAAGGAATCAAGAAAAGATATATAAAGAATCCGAACCTGTTTTTGCCGATATTGATAATGAGTTTTCAACATGCCTCTTTTACCTTGGAACGGAAGATGCAGGCTCAGCAATGTTCTATGAGTATGTTTCCGCTAAATTTTTAGATATGGCGCGGGATCTCAGAAAAGATGGAAAAAAAGTCTATGTGCTGACGAAAAACATGGTTATGCCTTCGTATGGTGAGTTGATTTATGAAAAGGCAAGGCGTGAAGGCATTATATTCATTCATCTTGAAGAAGGGGAGGCAGTTTCCTTTGAAGAGGGCAGGGCCGCCATTACTGGCCTCAAGAGAGAACTGACCATAGACGCCGACAAGATTATACGTTTTGACGACTACAAAGACCTGTTTAAAAACCGGGAATTCCTCTCCCTATACAGATCTGAGCCTCAGCTCAGGTGGTCGCCTACCAAGTGGGGAAGAAAGCGATATCATGTAGGTTTTATCAGACACCCTCGCGCAGAAAGGTGGGAGTCACGTGAGATACTTGGAGCCCTCGGGGAGATGCTCCTCGATGTGGAAGAAGAACGCGTATTGCCTGAAGTAAATGAAGAACGTTGCAGTGGCTGCGGCTCCTGTAAATCTGCATGTCCACAAAATGCAATAGAAATTAATATACAAAAAAAGACTATATCAATATTCGGACCGCAAACATCCTCTGACATACCTATGGCACATATAAATGAAGACATCTGCACAGGCTGCGGATTATGTGCGTCAACATGTCCATCAGACGTGATAAGCATAATCCCATACTGTGAATAA
- a CDS encoding heterodisulfide reductase-related iron-sulfur binding cluster, producing the protein MNYGYYPGCSLTGSARKLDKGVRAIFRKLGHSLNEIPDWNCCGALEYGDRNELIGLSRENLKKAEGMCREIVAPCPACYKNLKEANSDANFEILNPLELLDKEALVSLNAMRDLKGKVFTPYYGCVLLRPEETAIRNKTVMEDLITFFGGEIEGEKIKDRCCGGNQFFANKWATEKLSTLILEKSRGVMVVFCPLCHMALKTFSTKRKIIYLTDLLLYLTGDNNAL; encoded by the coding sequence ATGAATTACGGATATTATCCCGGATGTTCCCTGACCGGTTCCGCCCGTAAGCTCGATAAGGGAGTACGGGCTATATTTAGAAAGCTCGGTCACAGTCTTAATGAGATTCCTGATTGGAATTGCTGTGGCGCCCTGGAATACGGCGACCGTAATGAGCTTATCGGGCTATCCAGGGAAAACCTGAAAAAAGCTGAAGGCATGTGCAGGGAGATCGTAGCGCCGTGCCCTGCCTGTTACAAAAACTTGAAAGAAGCTAATTCAGATGCCAATTTTGAAATATTGAACCCCTTAGAACTTCTCGACAAGGAAGCGCTGGTATCGCTGAATGCCATGCGGGACCTGAAGGGAAAGGTTTTTACGCCTTATTACGGATGCGTGCTTTTGCGTCCGGAAGAGACGGCCATAAGGAACAAAACCGTTATGGAAGATCTGATAACATTTTTTGGCGGAGAGATCGAAGGTGAGAAGATTAAAGACCGGTGCTGCGGAGGCAACCAGTTCTTTGCCAACAAATGGGCCACAGAGAAGCTTTCTACGTTGATCCTGGAAAAATCCAGAGGGGTCATGGTGGTATTCTGCCCCCTATGTCATATGGCCCTTAAAACCTTTTCAACAAAAAGGAAAATCATCTATCTCACAGACCTTCTACTCTATTTGACGGGAGATAATAACGCGTTATGA
- a CDS encoding (Fe-S)-binding protein, with product MQKTDYIIELAGYKKEDFSVCLGCKICASVCTVNDLEMNINPQDLLVSLFLEQEVDRDHLLVRYCTNCYRCTSACPWRIKIPDVVRALRESLSVASPFEKAFKGSINIWGRVYEPYVFLMAIPFLLKEGYVKHMAKWTEYMSIHLPHKVKRLNRSNSLNNSHGLNGSNDLNGNKGRM from the coding sequence ATGCAGAAGACTGATTACATTATAGAGTTAGCTGGCTATAAAAAAGAGGATTTCTCGGTCTGTCTCGGATGCAAGATTTGCGCTTCAGTCTGTACGGTCAATGACCTTGAGATGAACATAAACCCCCAGGACCTCCTCGTCAGTTTGTTCCTTGAGCAAGAGGTGGACAGGGATCATCTACTGGTACGTTATTGCACCAACTGTTACCGCTGTACCAGTGCGTGTCCGTGGCGGATAAAAATACCGGATGTGGTTCGGGCCTTGCGGGAAAGCCTTTCTGTGGCCTCGCCCTTTGAAAAGGCATTCAAAGGGTCCATCAACATATGGGGCAGGGTATACGAGCCCTACGTGTTTTTGATGGCAATACCCTTTTTACTCAAAGAGGGGTATGTTAAACATATGGCAAAATGGACAGAATACATGAGTATCCATTTGCCCCATAAGGTAAAACGCTTAAATCGATCAAACAGCTTAAACAATTCGCATGGGTTGAACGGCTCAAACGATTTGAACGGCAATAAAGGCAGGATGTGA
- a CDS encoding 4Fe-4S dicluster domain-containing protein: MQGKQINNGKIENALNRFLEVEKHLVLGFEKGADDIGHRIFKGNLDHFSLINTSFGINGALYLRRLFAKGTKIMLILRPCEIRAYIELVKLTQIECEDIIAVSVDCFGAVSSKEKTDDIPTEVAQIKDYFKEPEKMRWACRVCSERRGVVGDAGIRLDKNGFMWASPYTEKGETFLSLIEGEAGDAPAEMSINATVKTEKFRTDMEEFSKDFLKCIMCKNCRDMCPVCYCIDCVFNGDEYLPKGDAFLNKILRTGSAAMPQGKELFHLIRMFHVSQTCVGCGACEEACPQGIPLTKYFKGISERLQGMFAYMSGKSFDEEIPYLTFLEDELKDAED; this comes from the coding sequence ATGCAGGGAAAACAAATTAATAACGGCAAAATCGAAAATGCCCTCAACAGGTTTCTGGAGGTCGAAAAGCATCTGGTCCTGGGTTTTGAAAAGGGAGCGGACGACATCGGCCATCGGATATTTAAAGGCAACCTCGATCATTTTTCGCTTATAAATACATCATTCGGCATAAACGGGGCTTTATACCTGCGCCGTTTATTCGCCAAGGGTACAAAGATCATGCTCATTCTTCGACCTTGCGAAATCAGAGCTTATATTGAACTGGTCAAGCTGACACAGATTGAATGTGAGGATATCATTGCCGTTTCTGTCGATTGTTTCGGGGCTGTATCTTCAAAAGAAAAGACGGACGATATACCAACAGAGGTAGCACAAATAAAGGATTATTTCAAGGAACCTGAAAAAATGCGATGGGCTTGCAGGGTTTGCAGTGAACGAAGAGGGGTTGTGGGAGACGCAGGCATCAGGCTGGACAAAAACGGTTTTATGTGGGCATCCCCCTATACTGAGAAGGGTGAGACCTTTCTTTCGCTTATAGAGGGCGAAGCTGGAGATGCCCCTGCTGAAATGTCCATAAACGCAACCGTAAAAACAGAGAAGTTCCGAACCGATATGGAAGAGTTTTCAAAAGACTTTTTAAAATGCATTATGTGTAAAAACTGCAGGGATATGTGTCCTGTCTGCTACTGCATCGATTGTGTCTTCAACGGCGACGAATATCTGCCAAAAGGCGATGCATTCCTGAACAAGATTCTACGGACAGGTTCTGCTGCCATGCCCCAGGGGAAGGAACTTTTTCATTTAATACGGATGTTCCATGTATCACAGACTTGTGTAGGCTGCGGTGCCTGTGAAGAGGCCTGTCCTCAGGGCATCCCTTTAACAAAATATTTCAAGGGTATATCGGAAAGACTACAGGGCATGTTCGCATACATGTCAGGGAAGAGTTTCGACGAGGAGATACCTTACCTTACATTTCTTGAGGACGAGTTAAAAGATGCAGAAGACTGA
- a CDS encoding hydrogenase iron-sulfur subunit, giving the protein MSEDKTDKNQEIIGFACSFCTFKASEMAGSLRMKYPDGVRLVQVPCSSRVDPAFVIKSILEGADGAFVAGCHPGDCHFIKGNYFTRRKIAALKEMFDAFSMKDKLRLFWVSAAEARRFVEKVTGMYNEIKEKKNAGKTN; this is encoded by the coding sequence ATGTCTGAAGACAAAACCGATAAGAACCAGGAAATCATAGGTTTCGCCTGTTCTTTCTGCACGTTCAAGGCATCCGAGATGGCCGGAAGTTTAAGGATGAAATACCCCGATGGGGTGAGGCTGGTTCAGGTTCCCTGTTCAAGCAGGGTGGATCCAGCCTTTGTCATTAAATCTATCCTTGAAGGTGCTGATGGTGCTTTTGTTGCCGGATGCCATCCGGGTGACTGTCATTTTATAAAAGGCAATTACTTTACACGGAGAAAAATAGCTGCCTTGAAAGAGATGTTTGACGCATTTTCGATGAAAGACAAGCTACGCCTGTTCTGGGTAAGCGCAGCCGAGGCGCGACGTTTCGTGGAAAAAGTTACAGGTATGTATAACGAAATAAAGGAAAAGAAAAATGCAGGGAAAACAAATTAA
- a CDS encoding CoB--CoM heterodisulfide reductase iron-sulfur subunit A family protein, whose protein sequence is MKTGIFICHCGHNIKHTVDVKKLSTYFKMFPSVTVSEDYPFVCSEPGQDMIKDSIEKHGLDRVIIASCTPSLHQELFKDLLKKSDLNPFLLRRVGIREHCSWVGDDVDKNTEKAIRLIKAGLYSSSHYVPLEEKRVDVTKSALIIGGGVSGLSAAVFLSKMGMQVYLVEKEAELGGHTRNLKNIWPIGEDGTLIIEEMEKELQGRENVEIFTSTTISSFEGSFGNYEAVLLTRAGEKRIVAGGVIVAIGFSPFDPQIKPELAYGIDKRIITTMDFERSIDALSLPENPRIAILHCVGSRDEQIGKPYCSRVCCINALRVADTVKEKYKDSYVESFYMDVRAHPRGGEEFFEDTQEKGVLFTRSNIAEIIPGSKGVLVRGEDTLFNELFEREFDLVVLSIGMSPPEDNRLISSLLKITLDKDKFFLEAHVKLRPYDTAVKGIFIAGACSGPKDIEESINHGRASATKLYGFLNLGYAFVEPFIAFVDMKRCSGCRMCEKACVAKAIKFDETKRLVHVEEAACMGCGLCNATCPSSAIGLRGYLDNVIDDEISALVEAV, encoded by the coding sequence ATGAAGACCGGTATATTTATCTGCCATTGCGGGCATAATATTAAACATACTGTTGATGTGAAAAAGCTGAGTACATATTTCAAGATGTTCCCCAGTGTAACTGTATCAGAGGATTACCCTTTTGTATGCTCCGAGCCGGGTCAGGACATGATTAAGGACAGCATCGAAAAACACGGCCTTGACCGTGTTATTATTGCTTCATGCACCCCTTCGCTCCATCAGGAACTCTTTAAAGACCTCTTGAAAAAGTCCGATTTGAATCCTTTTCTCTTAAGGAGGGTGGGCATCAGAGAGCATTGTTCCTGGGTTGGAGATGATGTTGATAAGAATACGGAAAAAGCAATAAGACTTATAAAGGCCGGGCTTTATTCATCGTCACACTATGTTCCCCTTGAAGAAAAACGGGTAGATGTGACCAAGTCGGCACTTATCATTGGCGGAGGCGTCTCAGGCTTAAGCGCAGCCGTTTTTCTCTCAAAGATGGGTATGCAGGTCTATCTGGTGGAAAAAGAGGCGGAACTTGGCGGCCACACCAGGAATCTTAAAAACATATGGCCCATTGGAGAAGACGGTACGTTAATTATTGAGGAAATGGAGAAGGAACTTCAAGGCAGAGAGAATGTGGAGATCTTTACATCAACGACTATCAGCTCATTTGAAGGCTCCTTCGGGAACTACGAGGCAGTGCTCTTAACCCGGGCAGGTGAAAAAAGGATAGTCGCCGGCGGAGTTATCGTGGCCATAGGGTTTTCACCTTTTGACCCCCAAATAAAGCCTGAATTGGCATACGGTATAGATAAAAGGATCATTACCACTATGGATTTTGAAAGAAGCATCGATGCCCTGTCCCTTCCCGAGAACCCGCGAATAGCCATACTCCACTGTGTGGGGTCAAGGGATGAGCAGATAGGGAAACCATACTGTTCAAGGGTATGTTGCATCAATGCGCTTCGCGTCGCTGACACAGTAAAAGAGAAATATAAGGATTCATACGTTGAGTCATTTTATATGGACGTGAGGGCCCATCCGCGAGGCGGAGAAGAATTCTTTGAGGATACGCAGGAAAAGGGTGTCTTGTTCACAAGAAGCAATATCGCTGAAATCATCCCAGGTTCCAAGGGTGTACTTGTCAGGGGAGAGGATACGCTATTTAATGAGCTCTTTGAGAGGGAGTTTGACCTTGTGGTGCTCTCCATCGGTATGTCGCCTCCTGAAGACAACCGGTTGATCTCGTCGCTACTTAAGATCACGCTTGATAAGGACAAATTTTTCCTTGAGGCCCATGTGAAACTCAGACCCTATGATACGGCAGTAAAAGGGATTTTTATTGCAGGGGCATGTTCCGGGCCCAAGGATATTGAAGAATCGATCAACCATGGCAGGGCATCGGCAACAAAGCTCTACGGTTTTCTGAATCTTGGCTATGCCTTTGTGGAGCCCTTTATTGCTTTTGTTGATATGAAAAGATGCAGCGGTTGCAGGATGTGTGAAAAGGCATGTGTTGCAAAGGCAATAAAGTTTGATGAAACAAAGAGGCTTGTGCACGTGGAGGAGGCTGCATGCATGGGCTGTGGGCTCTGTAATGCAACATGTCCTTCATCGGCCATAGGATTGAGGGGGTACCTTGACAACGTAATAGATGACGAGATAAGCGCTTTGGTGGAAGCAGTGTAA
- a CDS encoding FAD-dependent oxidoreductase encodes MNDTYSQEKRVLVVGGGIGGITAALELAACGVQVTMLEEGPSIGGRMIQLDKTFPTLDCSTCTLSPKMVEVALHQNIDLFSWAKPVAVKKSGNGFEVIVLKKSRYVDIKKCTACGTCFPGCPVVMKSEFNMGTGERKAIYIPFPQAIPNKATVDKREDRPCKAACMDACPIHTNVLGYIKHISEGRFEDAYMLIRQTNPFPSVCGRVCYAPCEQACNRGQFDSSLAVRDLKRFAVDCFDPNSLVMPQIQKTGKQVAVIGAGPAGLACAHDLALEGHDVTVFEALPEPGGMLRYAIPEFRLPKAELKKEIDYIEKLGVTIQCGVEVGKSKGIDSLINDYDAVFISTGAPEGLLPGVEGEEFSGIIDGIQFLRAVNIDHLLTIGKCVAVIGGGNTAVDCARTAKRLGCENVSIIYRRTRDEMPAAYEEIEALLNEGIEIQFLVTPVRFYADNGTLSRMECIRMELGEPDASGRRRPIPVNGSEFPVPVDMVITALGQTTQISFAEETGVSLSKSRTIEIDPATGATNIKGIFAGGDVVTGPAYVVDAIAAGQKAALSISSYLRGEELTTYKVKKEPEKLSGNEVAELAGRIKKIERIPMPERPVEQRIADFNEVALGYNPDQAIAEASRCLAGQIEGCIQCGECERRCDVKAIDYDMKDEIVDMQFDSIVLAPGFDLYDPTEKKEFGYGTLEGVMTGIEFERICSVTGPTEGEILLKGKTPKRFYFIQCVGSRDRQSNARFCSRVCCMYTAKHASIVKDRIKDSEIYVSYIDVRAYGKSYEEFYKSTQESGTFYIRGIPGEVTQGKNGLLVKVEDMLSGELREIEVDIVILATGVRPRKETAGLCSMMDIERDEYGFIKCNSIAPSKTNVDGIFVCGMASGPKDVPDTVASGGEAASRCLEYINQ; translated from the coding sequence ATGAATGATACATATTCTCAAGAGAAACGGGTACTTGTTGTTGGCGGGGGCATTGGCGGCATAACTGCTGCCCTTGAGCTTGCGGCCTGCGGCGTTCAAGTGACCATGCTCGAGGAAGGTCCATCCATAGGGGGACGGATGATTCAGCTCGATAAAACCTTCCCTACACTGGATTGTTCCACATGCACCCTTTCGCCAAAGATGGTAGAGGTGGCCCTCCACCAGAATATAGACCTTTTTTCGTGGGCAAAGCCGGTGGCTGTGAAGAAAAGCGGGAACGGATTTGAAGTTATTGTCTTAAAGAAATCCCGTTACGTAGATATCAAAAAGTGCACCGCCTGCGGCACATGCTTTCCGGGGTGTCCGGTAGTAATGAAGAGCGAATTCAACATGGGGACCGGCGAGAGGAAGGCAATTTATATCCCCTTCCCGCAAGCCATACCAAATAAGGCTACTGTTGATAAACGGGAAGACCGGCCGTGCAAGGCTGCCTGTATGGATGCATGTCCCATCCATACAAACGTGCTTGGATACATCAAACATATCAGTGAGGGGAGGTTTGAAGATGCCTATATGCTTATCAGGCAGACAAACCCCTTTCCTTCGGTATGCGGCAGGGTATGCTATGCGCCCTGCGAACAGGCGTGTAACAGGGGACAGTTTGATTCTTCTCTGGCCGTTCGTGATCTGAAACGTTTTGCTGTTGATTGCTTTGATCCAAATTCCCTTGTGATGCCTCAGATTCAAAAGACAGGTAAACAAGTGGCTGTCATAGGGGCCGGACCGGCAGGGCTTGCCTGCGCCCATGATCTTGCTCTTGAAGGGCATGATGTAACTGTTTTTGAAGCCCTCCCGGAACCGGGCGGAATGTTGCGGTATGCCATACCGGAATTCAGATTGCCGAAGGCGGAACTGAAAAAAGAGATCGACTATATCGAGAAGCTGGGTGTTACAATTCAATGTGGTGTTGAGGTCGGAAAAAGCAAGGGCATCGACTCATTGATAAACGATTATGATGCTGTTTTTATCAGTACCGGCGCTCCCGAAGGGTTACTTCCAGGCGTGGAAGGAGAAGAATTTTCCGGCATTATTGATGGCATACAATTCCTTCGTGCTGTAAATATAGACCATTTGCTCACAATAGGTAAATGTGTTGCCGTCATAGGCGGGGGCAATACAGCCGTTGACTGTGCGAGAACAGCAAAACGGCTTGGTTGTGAAAACGTGAGCATTATCTATCGTCGGACCCGCGACGAAATGCCCGCAGCGTATGAAGAGATAGAAGCCCTTTTGAACGAGGGCATAGAGATACAGTTTCTTGTGACGCCTGTACGATTTTATGCCGACAATGGAACGCTCTCAAGAATGGAATGTATTCGTATGGAACTTGGCGAACCTGATGCGAGCGGTCGTCGACGTCCAATTCCCGTAAATGGGTCTGAGTTTCCCGTGCCAGTGGATATGGTAATTACGGCTCTCGGACAAACAACACAAATCTCTTTCGCAGAAGAGACCGGGGTGTCTTTAAGCAAAAGCCGTACCATAGAAATAGATCCTGCAACAGGCGCTACCAATATAAAAGGCATTTTTGCCGGTGGTGATGTTGTCACAGGCCCGGCTTATGTTGTTGATGCTATCGCTGCAGGCCAGAAGGCTGCACTCTCCATAAGCAGTTATTTGAGAGGAGAAGAATTAACAACATACAAGGTGAAAAAAGAACCGGAGAAATTATCCGGAAATGAGGTGGCAGAGCTTGCCGGAAGAATCAAAAAAATTGAGCGGATCCCCATGCCTGAGAGGCCGGTGGAACAGAGAATTGCTGATTTTAACGAGGTAGCTTTGGGCTATAATCCTGACCAGGCAATAGCGGAGGCCTCTCGATGTCTTGCCGGTCAGATAGAGGGGTGTATCCAGTGCGGGGAGTGTGAGAGGCGTTGCGATGTGAAGGCCATCGACTACGATATGAAAGACGAAATTGTGGACATGCAGTTTGACAGCATTGTCCTTGCGCCTGGCTTTGACCTATATGACCCGACTGAAAAAAAGGAATTTGGTTACGGCACGCTTGAAGGTGTTATGACAGGAATAGAATTTGAGAGGATTTGTTCGGTTACAGGACCTACAGAAGGTGAGATTCTCTTAAAGGGAAAGACCCCGAAGAGATTTTATTTTATACAGTGTGTTGGATCAAGAGACAGGCAGAGCAATGCCCGTTTCTGTTCAAGGGTGTGCTGTATGTACACGGCAAAGCATGCCAGTATAGTGAAGGACAGGATAAAGGATTCGGAGATTTACGTCTCCTATATCGATGTGAGGGCCTATGGTAAAAGTTATGAAGAATTCTACAAGAGTACCCAGGAGAGTGGTACCTTTTACATAAGAGGCATTCCCGGAGAAGTAACGCAGGGCAAAAACGGTCTCCTGGTGAAGGTAGAAGACATGTTAAGCGGCGAGCTGCGTGAGATCGAGGTGGACATTGTGATACTGGCAACAGGAGTAAGGCCCCGGAAGGAAACGGCGGGACTTTGCAGCATGATGGACATAGAGAGGGATGAGTACGGATTTATCAAGTGTAACTCGATAGCCCCTTCAAAGACAAATGTGGATGGTATCTTTGTCTGCGGTATGGCCTCAGGCCCTAAGGATGTACCCGACACAGTTGCCTCCGGCGGAGAGGCGGCATCACGATGCCTGGAGTATATAAATCAGTGA
- a CDS encoding electron transfer flavoprotein subunit alpha/FixB family protein — protein sequence MSYTLVVAEVRRGVFEERNLDSIGIAALLQKSIVLLMPDGAYEMKGNLVNIAIKATVQEEIFLNPLNFITILEKVMTSRGKPDVIVFTHSSSGAELASYVAGHFDMPLITDVSGFDKETNVFYKSYYSDKIFGEFRQAGSGPCVVTVRSGSFKEHAVEKGPAETVALEDITLAEGRSFIEYVEEEKGEIDITKAEFLLSVGRGIGNKDEIDDYQELAGLLRATLSGSRPVIDKMWLPKAQQVGTSGKTVKPKVYLAMGISGAFQHIAGMKDSDCIIAVNKDPEAPIFQYAHYGVIGDANKLRDKLKDIVKG from the coding sequence ATGAGCTATACACTGGTTGTAGCTGAAGTAAGACGTGGGGTCTTTGAAGAAAGAAACCTGGATTCCATAGGTATTGCAGCCCTCCTGCAAAAGAGCATCGTTCTTCTCATGCCCGATGGCGCCTATGAAATGAAGGGAAATCTTGTAAATATTGCTATCAAGGCAACCGTGCAAGAGGAGATATTTCTCAACCCACTGAATTTCATTACAATTTTAGAAAAAGTGATGACTTCTCGTGGGAAACCGGATGTGATCGTCTTCACACACTCATCGTCAGGCGCTGAGCTTGCGTCCTATGTGGCGGGGCATTTCGATATGCCTCTTATTACGGATGTAAGCGGCTTTGATAAAGAAACGAACGTTTTCTACAAAAGCTACTATTCGGATAAAATATTCGGTGAATTCCGGCAGGCAGGAAGCGGCCCCTGTGTTGTCACCGTGCGAAGCGGCAGCTTTAAAGAACATGCTGTTGAAAAAGGTCCTGCTGAAACCGTCGCGCTTGAGGACATTACCCTTGCAGAAGGGAGATCCTTCATCGAGTATGTTGAGGAAGAAAAGGGAGAGATAGATATCACCAAAGCCGAGTTCCTCCTTTCCGTGGGAAGAGGGATTGGGAATAAGGACGAGATAGACGATTATCAGGAGCTTGCCGGACTGCTGAGGGCAACTTTGTCCGGCTCGCGACCTGTTATTGATAAAATGTGGCTTCCCAAGGCACAACAGGTCGGTACTTCCGGCAAAACAGTTAAACCCAAAGTATATCTCGCCATGGGCATAAGCGGGGCATTCCAGCATATAGCCGGTATGAAAGATTCTGACTGTATTATAGCAGTTAATAAAGATCCGGAAGCGCCCATATTCCAGTATGCCCATTATGGCGTAATCGGCGATGCAAACAAGCTCCGGGATAAGTTGAAAGATATAGTGAAAGGATAA